A window from Salvia miltiorrhiza cultivar Shanhuang (shh) chromosome 2, IMPLAD_Smil_shh, whole genome shotgun sequence encodes these proteins:
- the LOC131012312 gene encoding uncharacterized protein LOC131012312 — protein MAAQSKKKKNQKGYAEGTGDSPVKKKQKRISLPGIVIREPISGQVKGPCTIQQDKNKGKGKIILDPDSAKVKKSRTVQQYKNKNPDQMIEGECSKAAERKKNKGKRMLSEEDKNEESESSDDDDFEVVHPRVQIANLMDVRCKRRGVKENFPKKKKVRQIMASVPGLRTRTSPASLFKKISLMNEAQKQAVRDMGFGSVLQLGVRKLPGKLAFWVVEHFDCKSCSIVVGGNQGIRVDEDDVYRVYGFPKDKKEIEIFERKHRSPLYDEWLAFFEDSTKDDIKITHVLDVMIERVDADIWFKRHFIIAMACCLIESMTSGTVHPYILNCLHDMDKLREWNWGAYVLDSACDQRLSWDKNKKKVFAGPALFLTCLYVDRIQVFGSPSRREFPIISNWTTSTLLKRQKKELVNSYFGGGRLRTPIKLPDEY, from the exons ATGGCTGCtcaatccaaaaagaaaaagaatcagAAAG GTTATGCTGAGGGAACAGGTGATTCCCCTGTCAAAAAGAagcaaaagagaatttcacttCCTGGTATAGTTATTCGAG aaCCGATTTCTGGCCAAGTGAAGGGACCATGTACAATTCAACAAGATAAAAATaagggaaaaggaaaaataattttag ATCCCGACTCTGCCAAAGTAAAGAAATCGCGTACAGTGCAACAATATAAAAACAAGAATCCAGATCAAATGATTGAAG GTGAGTGTTCCAAGGCAGCTGAacggaaaaaaaataaaggaaaaagaatgtTGAGTGAAG AGGACAAAAATGAAGAAAGCGAGAGTTCAGATGACGATGATTTTGAGGTTGTGCATCCAAGGGTTCAAATCGCGAACCTCATGGATGTACGGTGCAAACGAAGAGGAGTGAAGGAAAACTTTCCGAAGAAAAAAAAGGTCAGACAGATTATGGCATCTGTTCCAGGTCTGAGAACACGGACTTCGCCAGCATCACTGTTCAAGAAAATTAGCTTGATGAATGAAGCTCAAAAACAAGCAGTACGTGACATGGGATTTGGGTCCGTATTGCAGTTAGGTGTCAGAAAATTACCTGGAAAACTAGCTTTCTGGGTAGTCGAGCATTTCGACTGCAAGAGCTGTTCAATTGTGGTGGGTGGTAATCAAGGTATAAGGGTTGATGAAGATGACGTGTATAGAGTTTATGGTTTTCCAAAAGACAAAAAGGAAATTGAGATATTCGAGAGAAAACATAGAAGTCCTCTGTATGATGAGTGGTTGGCATTCTTTGAAGATTCAACTAAGGATGACATAAAGATCACACATGTGTTGGACGTGATGATAGAAAGGGTTGATGCAGATATATGGTTCAAAAGACATTTCATAATTGCCATGGCATGTTGTTTGATTGAGAGCATGACCAGTGGGACAGTGCATCCTTACATTCTGAATTGTCTTCATGATATGGACAAACTAAGAGAGTGGAATTGGGGGGCCTATGTTCTGGACAGTGCATGTGATCAGAGACTTTCATgggacaaaaataaaaagaaagttTTTGCAGGACCAGCCTTGTTCTTGACG tgCCTTTACGTCGATCGTATACAGGTTTTCGGATCACCATCAAGGAGAGAATTTCCTATCATTTCAAATTGGACTACGTCCACTTTGTTGAAAAGGCAAAAGAAAGAATTGGTTAACAGTTACTTTGGTGGTGGAAGACTTAGAACACCGATTAAGCTTCCTGATGAATATTAG
- the LOC131008414 gene encoding uncharacterized protein LOC131008414 encodes MVSTATTLDLNDQTFKDNVITACKMLRIEININELSKAQDDQQLDSNDMSIKDTGMPASDINELSKAQDETNIGVDKNLDQPLDSNDMSLKDTGMPASDMLGVEMNINPVEKSQDPANIFLYDDLIFESELVDLVDKASAESDTSKTKHFECAFDIPTFDLHFTPLDPTKEHDNTYQQKESLEVAGIERNDGYQTMTGNNVKDVHANNVDVSKIKEKPLRDKDTSSADLGLNKDSDMQKAVEVCEINK; translated from the exons atggtgaGCACGGCAACGACTTTGGATTTGAATGACCAGACGTTTAAGGATAACGTCATAACAGCTTGTAAGATGTTGAGAATCGAGATCAATATCAATGAATTGAGTAAAGCTCAAGATG ATCAGCAACTTGATTCGAATGACATGTCCATTAAGGATACCGGTATGCCAGCTTCTGATATCAATGAATTGAGTAAAGCTCAAGATGAGACAAACATTGGGGTGGATAAAAATCTAGATCAGCCACTTGATTCGAATGACATGTCCCTTAAGGATACCGGTATGCCTGCTTCTGATATGTTGGGAGTTGAGATGAATATCAATCCAGTAGAAAAATCTCAAGATCCGGCTAACATATTTCTGTATGATGATCTAATATTCGAAAGCGAATTAGTTGATCTTGTGGACAAAGCATCTGCCGAGTCTGATACTTCGAAGACAAAGCACTTCGAGTGTGCTTTTGATATTCCCACGTTTGATTTGCACTTCACTCCTCTAGACCCGACAAAGGAACATGATAACACATATCAACAGAAg GAATCTTTGGAGGTGGCTGGAATTGAGCGGAACGATGGATACCAGACAATGACGGGGAATAACGTCAAG GATGTCCATGCAAATAATGTGGATGTGTCGAAGATCAAAGAAAAACCTCTAAGGGACAAG GATACAAGCTCGGCGGATCTGGGATTGAATAAGGATAGTGATATGCAAAAAGCTGTTGAGGTatgtgaaataaataaataa
- the LOC131008415 gene encoding protein FAR1-RELATED SEQUENCE 5-like: MENTEPDSGEREDARTIPQDKSNEPDYGEGEGARTIPQDKSKGKAKLIEVPVNDSDDDSHEDLFFPECDDSLKPRVGLVFPTLEVAEEFYDNYARDCGFETRKGSIRRTKDGTIRKRWMYCNREGGYYKIVTFNEGHTHTMITEISRQFMMTNRKVGDVQQMIIQSAVKANIGPMKSFRFYKELVGKYDDVGCTSRDFRNYTRDLKGYTKGSDADMLIQEFKKKQQYCESFKFYYELHEGMNRIRCLFWADDVSIRNYNLFGEAVSFDATYNTNRYKMIFAPFTGKDNHGRCVSFGAALMFREDENAYAWVLERFKECMGSAPTMLITDQDPALRKAVASVWPDTKHRFCMWHITMKVKEKLPNSLMDNSDLRAKLDNIIWTDNDEPTVFEEKWRDFIEEYELSENTWFNDMYEDRALWIPAYFRDIHMSGLFRTTSLSESENSFFRQYLNKNSDLLMLYMNFNNAMDYQRHTYHKVTYDDETCAPVLKTNVALETHASTLYTSTVFKEVQDEIEASKDTCMMFGVSYNGEDCTYSVDDLHDGKFKVVYEAGEDYLSCSCKLFIRKETLGYVNGNEELTNRLFLKINEVRDKFKELCRPDQGSSSQLNNFEQFYGSSIPEVPSVLPPLASKTKGSGAGGRRKSHAEKAMLLAQKPLRLCRKCNRKCHHDSRNCPGKDGDVDV; this comes from the exons ATGGAGAACACCg aaccTGATTCTGGCGAAAGAGAGGACGCACGTACAATTCCTCAAGATAAAAGCAATG aacCTGATTATGGCGAAGGAGAGGGCGCACGTACAATTCCTCAAGATAAAAGCAAGGGTAAAGCAAAATTAATCGAAG TGCCTGTTAATGATTCCGATGATGATTCGCATGAAGATTTGTTTTTTCCTGAATGCGATGATTCTCTGAAACCCCGAGTTGGTCTAGTATTTCCTACTTTGGAAGTTGCAGAGgaattttatgataattatgCTAGGGATTGTGGATTTGAAACTAGAAAAGGCTCAATCAGACGAACGAAGGATGGAACGATTCGCAAGAGGTGGATGTATTGCAATCGTGAAG GTGGATATTATAAGATTGTCACATTCAATGAAGGTCACACTCATACTATGATCACTGAAATTAGTCGTCAATTCATGATGACCAATAGGAAAGTTGGTGATGTTCAGCAAATGATTATCCAATCTGCCGTAAAAGCAAATATTGGTCCAATGAAAAGTTTTCGATTTTACAAGGAGCTTGTTGGAAAGTATGACGATGTTGGATGCACTAGCAGAGACTTCAGGAATTATACTCGCGATTTGAAGGGTTATACTAAGGGCTCTGATGCAGATATGTTGATTCAAGAATTTAAGAAGAAACAACAATATTGTGAATCATTTAAGTTCTATTACGAGCTTCATGAAGGGATGAATAGGATACGTTGTTTGTTTTGGGCCGATGATGTATCCATCAGAAACTACAACTTGTTTGGTGAAGCCGTTTCGTTTGATGCTACATACAACACGAACag GTACAAAATGATATTCGCGCCATTCACTGGAAAAGACAATCACGGCAGATGTGTCTCGTTTGGAGCTGCTCTCATGTTTCGCGAAGATGAAAATGCTTATGCTTGGGTTTTGGAAAGATTTAAGGAGTGCATGGGTTCTGCTCCTACAATGTTGATCACTGATCAAGATCCGGCATTGAGGAAGGCAGTTGCATCTGTTTGGCCTGATACAAAACACAGATTTTGTATGTGGCATATAACCATGAAGGTTAAAGAAAAGTTGCCAAATAGTTTGATGGACAATTCTGATTTGAGGGCCAAACTCGACAATATAATATGGACCGACAATGATGAGCCGACTGTTTTCGAGGAGAAGTGGAGAGATTTTATTGAGGAATACGAATTATCCGAAAACACATGGTTTAATGACATGTATGAGGATCGTGCATTATGGATTCCTGCGTATTTCAGAGATATACATATGAGTGGGTTATTTCGCACTACGTCTTTATCGGAGAGCGAAAATAGTTTTTTTCGGCAGTACTTGAACAAGAATTCAGATCTCTTGATGTTATATATGAATTTCAACAACGCAATGGACTATCAACGTCATACATACCATAAGGTTACATATGATGATGAGACTTGTGCGCCAGTTTTGAAAACTAATGTTGCTTTGGAGACTCATGCATCTACTCTTTACACAAGCACTGTATTCAAGGAGGTACAGGATGAGATTGAAGCATCTAAGGACACTTGCATGATGTTTGGTGTCTCATATAATGGTGAAGATTGCACATATTCCGTGGATGATTTACATGATGGAAAATTCAAAGTTGTTTATGAGGCTGGTGAAGACTATTTATCGTGTTCCTGTAAGCTGTTCATCAGGAAAG AGACTCTTGGTTATGTAAATGGTAATGAAGAGTTGACGAATCGTTTGTTTCTGAAAATAAATGAAGTACGTGACAAGTTCAAGGAGCTTTGCAGGCCTGACCAAGGTTCGTCATCCCAGCTgaataattttgaacaattTTATGGTTCATCTATTCCTGAGGTACCTTCTGTTCTACCACCATTGGCATCGAAAACTAAAGGTAGCGGAGCAGGTGGGCGTAGGAAATCACATGCAGAGAAGGCCATGTTATTAGCTCAGAAACCCTTGCGCCTTTGCAGGAAATGCAACCGTAAGTGTCACCATGATTCGAGGAATTGTCCTGGCAAAGATGGAGATGTggatgtataa
- the LOC131012319 gene encoding uncharacterized protein LOC131012319 translates to MTGTARNTITSKRTMLAKGAKFRSPFCQREISTTKNLTKCEKELGIYAMYKDTRDWKEVLFGFKDTEVNRFNMLSMRTGSPIANDIVNAWAIILNDRENFRSDLSPLRFFASTNLYMDCIEANGISYDNQRSTFFILMTMEIQEYHQNKINLIDMYFFPVYRKGLYYAVCVDLRKGRVFVLDSALDITANEENDIYEEVCNTFKKLLSDLLKYNNEEQKAKIVMNSKMHVVKMKWADPHNTIDTGLYLMRHLEMFMGDASASWKCQFLSTPQRQLWIMHVRYGAAMINWDGNKVKGNIVVQASRVYQDLSKKPEFDADNLLLN, encoded by the exons ATGACTGGAACAGCACGTAATACCATCACTTCAAAGAGGACAATGTTGGCGAAAGGAGCAAAATTTCGATCACCATTTTGTCAAAGGGAAATTTCAACAACGAAGAATCTAACCAAATGTGAGAAGGAGTTGGGTATATACGCTATGTACAAAGACACGCGTGATTG GAAGGAGGTATTGTTCGGATTCAAAGATACAGAGGTTAATCGTTTTAACATGCTATCAATGAGGACGGGTTCCCCAATAGCGAATGATATTGTGAACGCGTGGGCAATTATACTGAACGATAGAGAAAATTTTCGATCAGATTTGTCTCCATTGCGATTTTTTGCCAGTACCAATTTATAT ATGGACTGTATTGAAGCCAATGGAATATCATACGACAATCAGAGATCCACATTCTTTATTTTGATGACCATGGAGATACAAGAGTACCaccaaaacaaaataaaccTCATAGATATG TACTTTTTCCCAGTATACAGAAAAGGTTTATACTATGCCGTGTGTGTGGATCTTCGGAAGGGACGTGTGTTTGTGTTGGATAGTGCACTGGACATTACTGCTAATGAAGAAAATGACATATATGAGGAAGTGTGCAATACTTTT AAAAAACTTTTGTCGGATTTACTAAAATACAATAATGAAGAGCAGAAAGCAAAGATAGTGATGAATTCAAAGATGCATGTTGTGAAGATGAAATGGGCAGATCCACATAACACTATAGATACTGGCTTGTATCTAATGAGGCATTTGGAGATGTTTATGGGCGACGCGAGTGCTAGTTGGAAGTGTCAGTTCTTATCGACACCGCAAAGACAGTTGTGGATAATGCATGTACGTTATGGTGCGGCAATGATCAATTGGGATGGCAATAAAGTGAAAGGGAATATTGTGGTTCAAGCATCAAGAGTTTATCAGGACTTAAGTAAAAAGCCAGAGTTCGACGCCGACAACCTGTTGCTTAATTGA